The segment CCTACAACTCTCTGCTGACCGTAACTGTGCAAGAACACAACAAACGCATCAAGCAAGTCTTCATGTTCCAGTGTGAGGAGACTGGGGTGAGTCACATTGAGAGAACAACGTGTGTGTTAGTCCTGTTGTCGGGTGCAGTCTCTGAAATCATTATCTGAAACCAGTATCACTATTTCGTAACaatgttttttgtctgtgtCACGAAAGTTTGATTGAAAGCGTGTGTGTTCCGCCAGGCGGTGCTCGTGAAGAGTGATCTGGATAAGGTAGTCCAAAAAGGAAGTGCTGTTGTGGAGCCACGCAGAGACCAGTATGACATCAGGTACAACATCACAGGAATCTAGTCTCAAGGGAGATGAAATCACATTAATGACAGTAAATATGTCTTTAACAGCTGTCTGTCGTTGACGTTCTCAGGACTGATCTTGAAAATATCATCGGGCAACATGTTCCAGGAAGTTTCCGGCAACCTGGGCCTCGTCCTGTGCAGCAAGAGAggaccccaccaccaccaccggaACACCCGGCCCCTCAGTGGAGGAGCAGACAACCAGGTATGACTTGATCGCATGCACTGAAAGCATATTAAGAAAATAGCTTTCTTCATGGAAAAGAAACGCTTTAATTCAAGGTTTATGGATGTGTTCTGTGCAAATAAGATGTGCTCAGCAAGAAAGTATCCAGTATGTTTTATACTGTGTATTGATGTTTCGTcttcaaacaatacattttgttGCCTTGTAGAAAATATGCCGCCTCCACATTTTGACGCCCCACAAGAAGCAACGATGCACCATGCTGATCTTCATGAATTACATATTAGCTCCGAGGTCGCTGTGCAAACGgacacagagaggaacacaGTCAGTACATTAGTCATGAATTATAGGTAGTGGATTATACCAGTGATAAATGATCATAGACGTCTAATCATTTCTCTCATCTCAAGGAAAACATGACACATTTAGCTACTACACGCACCTGAATGATTTGTGTCATGCATCTGCTCCTTTTCACAGGACATTTTAAACCACGTGATAAATGATTTGGAGATCTTCATGGACAAAGTGTCTGCTGCAGCAAATGCATCTGCTTTACCACAAGAGGACACGAAGAAAAAGAAGgcatttaaaatgaagaaaaaaccAAAGAACAATGGtaatatcctttttttcttcctgtttctcttttcAACACATCTTTTTCTGGAAGTAATTACTGGAGAAGTGACCTCCTATAGGTGCTGTCATGCAAACAGCACAGATGTTTGGGTCTGATACagttcttttccttctcttgaAGCACCTGCTTTCAGTCTGCCACTCTGGGAGGAATATGTCTCCTATCTTCATAAAGTCAAGTATGGCTTCAATCTTCTGGTAAATATCTCCAAAGCTTATAAATTGAACGGTGGTTTCGGAAGTATTGTGTGTGAACGCTCTCGCGTGTTGACTCGAGTGTGATTGCAGCAGAAAGCAGTGGAGTGTGATTAAAAAGCTCTTTGTATTCCAGGGCCAGCTGCAGGGGACACTAAGCAGCCCGACTGCTCCTGACTTTGTCCACATCTTCTTCACTAGTCTAGGCATGGTACGCTCTTCTCAAACGTATTTTTCACTGGACGAGTCTACTTTCAAGGCACACCAGTTGATACTTCCTTCACCTTTCCACAGATACTGCCTCAGTATTCTGCAGACCTTCCTCCCACTGTTGTCTCACCGCTGCTGACGGAGGCGGCCCTGCAGCTGCTGAGTCAGGTCGTAGACCCGGAGGAAGACCTCCTGTGGAGGTCTCTGGGAGACAGCTGGAACTTCCCCAGGTAGAGAGGCCTCTATAAccctcacacacttacacaagtCTTTCTTTATTAAGCTTGCTACCGTCACATATATAGCCCTCTGATTGTAAGTGTCACCTGCCCCGACACACCCAAACCTGGGCGTAGTGTGTGTAAATACAGGTCAGAGTTAATGCTTCAGTCATGTGCTGTAGAAAACGTGATAGACAGGAGTGAattgaaactactgctaatttCAGTTTTAAGTTTTAGGTTTGGTCAAAGGAAATACAGTCAGGGGACATATGtgtttaatttacaaatgcTTTAGTTGCTTAAGTTGTCAAGTTGTGAAGATCCCTCTGGCTCGTGTTTAACTTCCCTCCAGCACGTCACTTACACTTATTCTTTTTATATTGCTAGTTTGTCAGGAACACCACTCCAATAGGCTGTTTGACCACAGCTGCATTTTAGAGAGAAACGAAtaaatttaattatttcaacTTTGTGCAAGccatttgttttcctgtttctagtctttgtgctaagctaagcatcGGCTGGCACCAGCTCCATGTTTACCACGCAGACTTGAGTGGTATCAATTCCTTCTTGGCGAGAATGCAAATAAgcatgtttcccaaaatgtcaaaattcTTATAGTTTTATCTTATAAACTCTTCATGAAGGGTCCACCAATATAAAAGTGGTGCCAAAACATTTAGTCATCAAAACCCCTTAAAAGTACCTGAGTACTGGTGTTTTTGTTGCTCATGCTTGAATGATCTCAGTAATCATTCACAGATGTCTGAAAAAGCTCATTAAAAGCAAAGTTGCTTGAAGTCAAGTTAAGAGGTCACTTCAGCTTTAGATCCGTCCTTCTCTTTTATAACTTGACTGACAGTTTCCTCCCCTCTTATCGATCATCTCGTAGCTCTAGATGGCCGGATGATGACGTCCCATTTTACATCCCACAGTTCTATGATGGCTGGCAGCCGCCTGCCCCCACAAGCATGCCTTCCTCACTCCCTTATCAGAGCGGTCCAATGAGCAGGAGCGACAGCCAGCACTTCACACCCGACGGCCCCCGTGAGCCACCCCTGTACATGCGAGTCATTTACGACTTCACGGCCAGGAACAACCGAGAGTTGAGCATTATGAAAGGTGATGTTGTTCAGGTAAGATGAGTAATATGGTACAATAACCTTCTTCactgtacaagtacaagtatattataaatataagtgCTTGTCTTGTCCAATATAATGCAAAGATTGCTTGTAGAtgtagataaaaaaaacaagtgaaagtGTTCTCATATCAAGCATGTTTGATGCAGTTTACTGTTTGTGCCTGTAGATTGATCTGCCACCATCAGGAAAATTGTTCTATCAGGGTCATCTTGTGTTTGTGGCGTTGGTTCCCTGTGAGAACCGTGTattagttacattccaccactgccCACTGCAAGCAGTTGCTGAACTTCTATACTAGATTACTCTGGATACAGCCTTGTTGTCAGTAACAGTTTGATCAAGCTGTTTACAACAGTCACAATCATTACTGCCAGTATCAACATGTTCTTTGGGCTTTTTACAGGTGGTTCAGAAATCCAAACAATGGTGGCTTGTTCGCAACGCCCGCGACGAGGAAGGCCATGTTGCTCAGAATGTTCTGGAGCCGATGAAGCGCGAGGGGCCCATGGAAGATCTACCGGTGAGCTAAGTGACACGTAACGCGGCTGAGGAACCAATGTTTTTTCCCATGTGACTTCATTCCCTCCCTTTGTTCTCTCTGCCCAACAGCGGGACAATCGCGGGCCTGTGACTCTGGACATGACCTCCACACCCACAGAGGTCAAAGCTTGGCTGCAGTACAAAGGTTTCTCCAAAATGTGAGTGAAATCATGCACAGACCGGCTGGGAGCTTTAACAAGTTTGTACTGTAAATCTGACTTGCAGCTAAAGCCAGATATTCTGTGTCTTTTCATCCGCAGCACAGTGACCAGCCTCGGGGTGCTGAATGGTAAACTTTTTCTGGGGATGACCAAGGATGAGATTAGGATGGTGTGTCCCGAGGAAGGAGGCAAGGTCTTCTTCCAGCTGCAGGCCATTAAATCAGCCATTGCGGTAAGTAGTGTGTCACGTGATACGCACAGTCTAACATCCAGCTGTAGCACATCTGTAATGTTTTATCCTGTTTCCTACAGCTCGCCAGTGAACCCTCAGGCCTGTACAACGGCCGCTACTAACGACCCGCAGCTCTTCAGTTAGTTTTCATCCTCAGATTTATTGTGTCTAATTTATCCCTATAGTCTTAAATTCTTGGCGCTTAGCATTTGTTATTTAAGGGAAAGAGCTTTTGCCGAATGAAACTCATATAATTTATCACCAGCAGCAATACTTGAATTATTACTGCAATTAACTTATCGTGTACTTCTCGTTATTTTAAGCAACATTTAGCAGTTTTCCTAACGGAGTAAAACTAAATATGCATGTAGACATTTTGCTCAATTCAacaacatttttcatatttaacagCTGCATTTACCGTTACGTACTGTAAAAATAGTCCATTCAGTTATACTGCATTAAGTATTTTTCCAACTTGGACTCTAttttttcatgtttgtgtgtgtgactaatgGGCCAATTTCTTTAATTGTTACCAGTATTGAGGGATAACCGAGTCactaaaagtgcttgttttggCCCCCGTCAGGCtcatattgttgttttaaatgtttgacaacaaaaacatgttcccTTGCTTTTCTTGGTCTGGTCGGTTTGTTATGTCCAAGTCCCACTCAAGAAGAAGTCTTGTCCTGAAATTTGAATATCGAGCCTCAGCAGATCCCACTCTTTACAGCATTGTTCCTCATCGGGTCTCAGCATCTACAGGAACTCTCCAGAGCTTTGCGGCCTTGTGGCAGCTGGTTCACGCAACTCTGCCCGTTGTTCAATTTGTTGGAGTTCTTGGTTATATATAAAATAGCTTATACTGtagataaaataaatacttgCAGCCCTCAATTTCAAATACCTAATCCACATTGTCAAATCATATTATTCAGCCATAACTTTGAACATACTCTGCCTGGCTGCCACTCACCTCGCGTTGTCTTCTGGCAACATGTCACCTTACGAGATTTGAGAACAAGACTGCTTGAGCAActctttccataatgttgtcacaACTATCAGAACCGGTCAATGGCAAACTAAAGCACTTTCAGTGGATGCTAGCTTTCCCCGATAGGATTACAGTTCTACAGCGCTCTTCCTCAATACTGGACAAAGTAAAAAACGGTTGCCCAATAAGTCAGACCAAAAGACGTGGGAAAATAGGTCCAGGTTGAAAATGACATCTTTAAATTGATGCTTTCTCAAGTTGAAAGAGTCTCTAAATTTGCTTTAATCCTTCAAAAAGAATAATCAaaatgtgactagtaaacaaaGTGCTTTAACTCAAGTTTCTAATTATCTAAATAAAGACAAACTTGGGTTTCTTTTGACACATTTGATTCAACTAAAAATGGTTCTTACAACAGGCATATACATGTTTGGAAAAGTGTAAAATGTGATTAAAGGACTTGAAACCTACACAAGCagctaataaaagaaaatacgaaaaacaatcttttctctttatttattgGTTACCGACTCAGTTGCGCTTGTGAAAATGGTCATTTCTCAAAAAGGAGTCATCGTCTTCTACTCCTTCTTGTTTCCCCACTTGGCCATCTTGTTGTTGACAGGAGTCTTCATGAATCGGTCTGACTTCATGTAGGCAGCAATCTTCTCAAGAGCCTACAATGACATAACATACAAAAGGCATTACAAAAATGACTTTGAAAGGCCACATAGACATCAGAGACCATCACAGCAACACAAAAAGCTGCTAGAGTGCATATTTCCTGACTgttgacacaaacagcacattgATACCCACTGAGAGTAGCAAACAAACATGTGAGTGTTCTCACCTCAAAACGGTCTAAAAGATCTTTGAGGTTCTTGAAGTCATCCAGGCACGTGGGATGAAACATCCTTTGGTGATCCAATAGCTCGTACATGATGAAGTCCACATAAGTGATCTGTTATGAAGAAATTAGAATTcacaaaaatgttaaaaagccAAATAAATAGACTTTATAGCTGCACAAATAGTTTTATCTGAGCACAGTCAAATGACGCAAGTGTGTCtctaataaattaatataagCTGTACCTACCCAGCATCAAATGACAGTTAATAACCATACAGCAGCTCAAGACGCAATTATATTTATCAAAACTCAGAATGTAAATTCTAATGTTAGTTCAAAAGTCCATAATATGTCAAATGCATGTAATTAATGTGATTGCGTGTCATTCTTTGCTTGTAATTAGAGTAATGCAGCTTCGACAATGTCTGTGCCACAACCCAACATATGAAGCATACTTAATGGCCGAATTACATACCTTATCACCAGCAAACCACTTCCTGCCCCCCAAGTAATTGGAGAACTGCTTCAGTAGTTCTGGCAGCTTCTGAAGGTACCCCGGCTTCAGCTTGTCCTGATTTCAGAGAGGTGATGTTGGCATAAGTGGAGATTTGGAGGCGTAAAGTCACATTCAGGCCATGTCCACACTACTaggtttccattttaaaacgcaTATCTTTTGCTACATTTACACCGAGCGTCCACACTACGCCAGAGTTTTAGGGCACCGAAAACGGAGGAACGGAGGAATTTGAAAACTCTGGAGTGGACAGGTGTAAACAGAGAAGTTGGGAATCAATCACCTGCTATCTGGACCTTGAGGctgaaataaaaagatttaatGACGCAGACACCTGCGTTCACTACTTGATTGGGTCTTAGCAGTCATGACGTGTCCTTCCCTGTTTGGTTATGGGGTAGGGCCGTGAACAAACAGCCAGGTCTACCAGCAACAGTTTGACCTCGTTGTCAGTCCAAGCAAAGAAATTTCTCGTCCCTCTTTTTGCCACTGACGTTTTTCCGTCGCAGTATTTTCTGCAACTAAACCAACTGCTGTTTGTTGAAAATGTGCTTCCCGtttacaccgtcacacacacagtttcaaaTGTTGCCGTGTGCACCTAAAtcatttcaaaaacaaaaacctattagtgtggatgtagcctcaTTGTTAAGCTCTTTATGTCGTACTCACATAGTCACCATAGCACATCATCGCAAAGCCGATTCTGAAGTCCATCGCCTGGTTCTCCAAGAAGTCCACACGGACTTTCTCATCCTCGGTCTCTCCACCTGTGATCAGAGTCAGTGAGGAACAAAGACTGAGATGCACgcatttccccaatctgaaacgcaggtagcagcacgaatcgtAGCTctgtcactgcgagctaaacactcaaagtcacgactgtttgccgtcctggctcctcattggtggaacaagctccccattgacatcaggacagcagagtctctacaccttccgtcgcaaactaaaaacacatctttttcgactataccttgaatagggaaggtagagctgtagtagcactttaacagcacttaaatgtctcttactgatagcactttgtagtttaactttatggaagaaattgtactctcgattcttgttgttctgagtttgtactcatggttgaatgcacttattgtaagtcgctttggataaaagcgtcagctaaatgacatgtaatgtaatgtaatacttGTGTGGttccttcttttaaaaaaaaggagactaaaataaataaaatattttatttacaaacaTTCAGAATGGatatgaaacaaaatgtataataataataatgataagtGGAATAAACACAATACTTACACAAATTGTGTTTACGAGCAATGTATCTCATGATGGCATTGCTCTGTACGATCTTCCTGTCTCCATCTTCCAAGTAAGGCAGCTATGGTGAGATGTTAATACCAttattagtttgtgtttttatttgccagCGTTATACTTTAATACTCAAAAGTTAACCTCACTTACATTGGGAAAGTCGATTCCAAGTTTACTTTTTTCGTCTAACCAGCAGCTCTTGTCAAAGTCTGGAGCTGTGAGGGAAAGAAAAGTGGGTTAGATGATCAAGTCTGATGTATGGACACTTTGGTCACTCTGTTGGTTAAAATGATTAACTGCAAGCTGAATTGGTAAGTTACCTTCGCCACAGACGTACAACTTGTTCTCATACTTAGAGCCAGTGTACTCCAGCAGCAGACGGGCAGGCTGGGCGAgctgcacatgtacacacataacaGATGATGGGTTGGTCGATTTATTAGCTTCTATAGCAACACATTTGGACTGAGATTCACATTGACATTGGCATAAATCTcaatttattaatacattagCCAATTACATTATTTACGTTAGTAATTCAGATGGCAATCATTAAGTATCTTAATCGTGTTTTGCTTTGTTATGAGATACAATTTTAAATCATTGAGGTTTTAAGTCTTGACAaagctaaaacaaaaaagtatgcAGTTTATCAAAGCAAACTATTTCCATGCAACCCCAAGTGctaaacatatataataactaCACTTTCAATGTATATAGACATCATAGGATGTTAGCTGTACAGTTAGAGATAGctaacgttacattgttgcaCCACTTGCATCTAAGGTTATATCATGAGCACGTGCCACTTTTATACAAAACATTTCCCATCAGCTGTAACTAACTTACATAACATTTAACATCAGCGAGGCTCTGTCGATACTTCGTATATGCTTACTAAGCATAATGAAGTTATGGAGTACGACGTCGACGTTAGTAGCAAGTGAGACATAGTTTGAAAGGCGGTGACGCGGTGCGCGTTTCTTAAATC is part of the Cyclopterus lumpus isolate fCycLum1 chromosome 7, fCycLum1.pri, whole genome shotgun sequence genome and harbors:
- the LOC117733328 gene encoding glutathione S-transferase Mu 3-like, with product MTMKLAYWDIRGLAQPARLLLEYTGSKYENKLYVCGEAPDFDKSCWLDEKSKLGIDFPNLPYLEDGDRKIVQSNAIMRYIARKHNLCGETEDEKVRVDFLENQAMDFRIGFAMMCYGDYDKLKPGYLQKLPELLKQFSNYLGGRKWFAGDKITYVDFIMYELLDHQRMFHPTCLDDFKNLKDLLDRFEALEKIAAYMKSDRFMKTPVNNKMAKWGNKKE
- the eps8l3b gene encoding epidermal growth factor receptor kinase substrate 8-like protein 3b; translation: MFGNGGPFSYSPRGFSPEDLPQRRAFQQDDLKVAPLQRNLSRPSGKSIYMQRKEYSETLNKHPDNFHVRVEHLFTCELDGREVKTVDDCLAKLKRLDAKGRLWPQEMIMEVQRGYLLLSDIETKSELESLPLSCILQTKAVLDSCAYNSLLTVTVQEHNKRIKQVFMFQCEETGAVLVKSDLDKVVQKGSAVVEPRRDQYDIRTDLENIIGQHVPGSFRQPGPRPVQQERTPPPPPEHPAPQWRSRQPENMPPPHFDAPQEATMHHADLHELHISSEVAVQTDTERNTDILNHVINDLEIFMDKVSAAANASALPQEDTKKKKAFKMKKKPKNNAPAFSLPLWEEYVSYLHKVKYGFNLLGQLQGTLSSPTAPDFVHIFFTSLGMILPQYSADLPPTVVSPLLTEAALQLLSQVVDPEEDLLWRSLGDSWNFPSSRWPDDDVPFYIPQFYDGWQPPAPTSMPSSLPYQSGPMSRSDSQHFTPDGPREPPLYMRVIYDFTARNNRELSIMKGDVVQVVQKSKQWWLVRNARDEEGHVAQNVLEPMKREGPMEDLPRDNRGPVTLDMTSTPTEVKAWLQYKGFSKITVTSLGVLNGKLFLGMTKDEIRMVCPEEGGKVFFQLQAIKSAIALASEPSGLYNGRY